A window of Cryptomeria japonica chromosome 3, Sugi_1.0, whole genome shotgun sequence contains these coding sequences:
- the LOC131068484 gene encoding uncharacterized protein LOC131068484, with translation MSTTLDNSSSSEDTPNDSNHDDSIEYLRISDYEPISSENPTQDNSVDLHNHNNADGFQPVDSVVQNADNGTTISYNGIEIHVFGNANGFIEAGLQISNGSHSNHNTVDTEEEEEEDRLREEAQKAIREANRADAERRNAPLPPQTSSAIMNAMRGISLQGFRPDWVDTVPEHQWIDQLRRRSREAPPQT, from the exons ATGTCTACAACACTCGACAATTCTTCTTCTTCAG AAGACACACCCAATGACTCGAATCATGACGATAGCATTGAATATTTGAGGATCTCAGACTATGAACCAATCTCGTCAGAAAATCCAACCCAAGACAACAGTGTGGATTTACATAATCACAATAATGCAGATGGGTTTCAACCAGTTGATTCAGTGGTTCAGAATGCAGATAATGGCACTACAATATcatacaatggcattgagatcCATGTATTTGGCAATGCAAATGGTTTTATAGAAGCGGGCCTCCAAATAAGCAATGGGTCTCACTCCAATCATAATACAGTAGATACAgaagaggaggaggaagaagaCAGATTGAGAGAAGAAGCACAGAAGGCAATAAGAGAAGCCAACAGGGCAGATGCAGAAAGGAGAAATGCCCCTTTACCCCCGCAAACGAGCTCCGCTATTATGAATGCCATGAGGGGTATTTCATTGCAAGGTTTTAGGCCTGATTGGGTTGACACTGTTCCTGAACATCAGTGGATCGATCAGCTCAGAAGAAGATCCAGAGAGGCTCCTCCTCAAACCTAG